In the Balearica regulorum gibbericeps isolate bBalReg1 chromosome 3, bBalReg1.pri, whole genome shotgun sequence genome, CTGTTTCTAAAACTCTCTGTTTGTTATAATATCTGACAAAGTTGTTGAtgatgggatggatgggaagGGCAATTGCTATCACCCCGCAAAGAAAACTGATGGCAGCATTCAGTTTTCCTAGAGTTGTTTTAGGGTATATGTCTCCATACCCAACTGTGGTCATGGTAATGATTGCCCACCAAAACGACTGAGGgatgcttttaaataaagtttcagGGTGACTTTGCTCCATGGTATAACCCAGAgcagaaaagacaaagattCCAACAGCTAAGTACATGAGGAGCAGCCCAAGCTCCTTGAAGCTGCGTTTCAGGGCATATGTTAGAGTCTGGAGCCCTGAGGAGTGCCGTGCAAGCTTGAAAATCCTCGCGATCCTCATGATGCGCAGCGCCTGGACAGCCTGCTGGACATTGCTCAGCTCCATCAGCTTGGCTCCCAAGTGGGTCAAGGTCAGGCTGACATAGAAAGGAAGTATTGCTAGCACATCGACAATGTTCATGAAAGACAGGGCAAAGTGGAGTTTGTTGGGAGAGGAGATTAGCCTCAGCACATACTCCATGGTAAACCAGCCTATACAGGCTGTCTCTATGCTGTCCAGAGTTGGGTGCTCCATACGGTTCCCCTCCGCATCTACGACCTGCAGGTCTGGGATGGTCCCCACACACATCACAACGGAGGAgatcaaaataaacagaaaggaCAGAACAGCAATCACTCGAGCTGGGTAAGATGATTCTGGCTTCTCCAGAAATTTCCAGATGTATTTTTGGCACCTTTTCCAGCGACTTTCCGAGGCATCTACTCCCAAGTCATCCAGAATCAGTTGCACCCTTCGGGCTATTTCTTCCagttcctcctttttttcactTAGATGAGTTTTGCAGCAGTCATCCAAAAATTTCAGATCCACTTTCCAAAATTCCATTTCATTCTTGAAACATATGGGGCATATTCCTTTCTTCATGTGAATTTCCCCAAAGTAGTACACGTCAATAATGCATTTGAAAGCATCTGGATCTCTGTCAAAGTAAAACTCTCTCTTCCCAGGATCATAGTCATCACAGAGGGAGAATATGCTATCGTATCCCCCCGATAAACAGTTGATCAGCTCTGCCAGCCGTGTTTCTGGGTATTGATTCAGGTTATCTCCATAGAACACCTGCCTTACCCCACCAACATTGACTACAAtctctgtttcttcatttttttctgatctgtcAGTGTCCACATCTGGAAACCTAGAGTCACCTGCCATTTTAATTGTATTggattttacttgctttttagCCTGTTGTTTGGTTTCTAAgctttgtggttttaatttctcatgAAAGCAAATCAGCACCGCGTCAGTTCTATTACAAATGTTATCAAACTGACCCGGAGTCGTGGTGGGAAAGgttacagaaataaacctgcGGTCAGGAAAGCCTCGTGAGGTATGCAACAAGCTGCAGGGAAAAGACAAGTCATCAGGCTGCTGTGCCTGCAAGCAGGACGTTAGAAAGCTCCAGCAgatttgaaagagaagaaaccatTTAATAAAACTCACCCCTCTGCTCAGTGCTTGAGAGTCTTTTCAGGTCCCATTCTCTCTCTAAAAGTGATATTTATTCACAGGTTGGAAGTCACGGCAGAGAAATAAATCCTGTGCTCTGATTAATGCAACGTGCAGTGAGTGACAGTTCTCAGAGAGACAATCAGCAGGGTGAGCCCACAGAAAACTGTTGCGGTTTCTCGCTTCGATTCCACAGATTTCCCTAGAAAGCTGCTTTGGAATTTTGTTTCTCGTTCcgttttctttttactttaagATCTTCCAGAGTTTATCTGCTGACTCTTGCACATAGTCAGTCGGTGCAAGCGTGCAGAGGAGAAACTTgtgcttgttttccctttgctgtttcCCAACACAATAGGGAGCCCAGGCTGCGAGGAGTCCTTTCCAAACTCTACCCTCTTCTGGTGAAACCCAGCAAAGCACCAGCTACAAAACAGCTCAGCTATTTATACGCCTGCCTAGCTGTAAAATAATGCGTTTCTATACTGCCATGcactttaatgatttttaaaaactttttttttaaatcaaataccAAACATAATCCTGTATAAAGTCATTCAGAGCTGCAAAAAGACACTcaatccttttcttctgatggcagaagatggagaaaaaaatactgtgttttggaaTAAATACACGACATAAATCTTGCTCTCAGCAGGACTGGAGCAAGTCTAGAGTAATTCGCTGTCAGAACATTGAGTTACTGTAGGTTTGTACTGGTGTCATTGAAAGCCAAGCAGATACCATAAAGTTTTCATTGCAGCCGTGGAGCAAAACTTGCCCTGTGCTCTGTGCATGTTTCCCAAAGCTCTGTGTCCTCACTTTTTATCGTGTTTTCTTGATCTGTGGTCAACTGACTCTCATAAGTGTTTGAGTAATTTGCAACGTCTGTGATGATTTTTCAGTGAATGCTACTTACCAGCAATAGTGCTTTGTACTTTATCCAGCACTTAACAAGTAGGAGTAGAATAacaagcatttcctttttactttgttttctccaaatTCCAGGAATTGATGGACATTTGTTCCCTGGACCCTTACATACAGGGAGGCCTATCACCATGCTCTTAAATTCTTAAATCTGACCATACAGTTCATTTTAGTGGGTTCTGAGGGCTCTGATCCAGCAAAACCCATGGTTAAGTAGTTAACGGTTTCTGGCCACAGCAGAATCATCTGCACCAGTAGGTTTTGATCTTTTCCAATTTACTGGCTTCTGAAAAGCTTCTAATTGGAGGTGAATAGAAAGGGACAAATCTGACTGATAGTTTGCTTCTCTAGGCTTATGTCCATTCTGGGAGAGAAGCGAGAGCTGTGATGTGCCTGCTGTCCTCGTGTCTGTGTCACCCAGCGAGGGAGACCCTGGTGAGCGCACTGTGCTCCATTTCCACTGCCTTGCCGGAAATTTATGGGGGATTAGCAAGAGGTTGTGCACCAGATCTCATCTTGACACGGAGTACGCACATCGCCTCATGTACCTTATGAATAGCCCTTGGAAGTAGTTCATGACGCTTGGGGGTGCACAAGCCACAAGTTAAAAATCACTGATCCAGCCCCTTCACAGGCCTTGCAATGACCTTCCTTGTCCAGGAGCTCTTGCATGTTTGAGGACAGTTAAAATACGAGAGGGAAGAGGTGAATTCATAATAGAGGAAGATTTGTAAGAAACCTGAGAAAGAGAGGAATGCAATCCTTTCTCTTTGTATGTGACACACATCCCTGCACAAATGCATAATGCAAAAGCTGAAGCGAAGGGAAGTGAGCTCTTGCTGCTCTGTTACAGTCACCCAGTCAGTGGAACACCCAGTCACTCAGCCTCACAGGAAGGAATAAGCCGTGCATGAACCATAGCTCCATAATCATCTTCAAATGCCTGGGTTGTGTCACTCATATCCTTGCTGCAGAATAGTACAGAGGGCAAGGATTAAAAAATGCAGGGGACGGTCACCCTATTCAGGTGACAGTCCCAGGAAAAGAGTAATATCTATAAGTCTACACCTGCGTCACACTGTTAATCTCTGGAGGCCAGTGTCACCTTCACGTGTTCCTGAGGGCACTGCATAGTGTGGGTGTAATACAAGATgtcccttgattttttttccaggcacaTGTAAGTTTACTGAGACTTGCAAGCTTCTCAGAACAGGAGAAATACCTTGGAGGTCTGGAAAACCCCTAGGTTTTGTGGGTTCAACAATAAACATTTACCCACCTGGGACTTCCTTGCCCACTAACATGAATGGTTTAGCTTGATTTTAGCACAATAAATTTTAAGATGCCAATAGCAGTGACATGCTTGCACAGGGGAAAATGCAGATGGGATTACTGACTACCAgttcttgcaaaacaaaaccgAGATCTGAGAAAGTTAGGTGTAAAATGTCAGGCTATATCAGCGTAGGAAAACAGGTTCTTTAGGTTTAAATCCTCAGATTTAACCATCTCAGCCACCTACTCTCTTTGATCAATGATTCATTCCAGTGaccttttggctttttttcaggTAACGATAAGAAATTAATGTACGGTCCAGCATGACCGACACAGAAAGCACCACCTTCGTTTCCAGAAAGGCTCTTCTCCCCCCCTGTAATTTTAGAGAACAAACACCTACAAAATAGGCACACAGGATTAGTACGTACATTGTTCAGCTTGAAAGGTGAAATCAGCTCCTCTCAAATGATAAATTTCAGTACATTCTCGAAAGGTTGGGAAGAAACTATTTTTGAAATGCCAGATCAGTCCTTATAAAGACTTCACTTAGTGAGGCTGCTAAAATCCTTGTGCTTTATTCTCCCTTGTCTTGCACCTTTTCAGAGTTCTTTACACCTTTCAGTGTGCCTGTCAAATGTTAGAGATCTGGTAGCATTTTAAATCCACTTTGACAAATGTAAATGATCCAAAGAAGGG is a window encoding:
- the KCNF1 gene encoding voltage-gated potassium channel regulatory subunit KCNF1, with protein sequence MAGDSRFPDVDTDRSEKNEETEIVVNVGGVRQVFYGDNLNQYPETRLAELINCLSGGYDSIFSLCDDYDPGKREFYFDRDPDAFKCIIDVYYFGEIHMKKGICPICFKNEMEFWKVDLKFLDDCCKTHLSEKKEELEEIARRVQLILDDLGVDASESRWKRCQKYIWKFLEKPESSYPARVIAVLSFLFILISSVVMCVGTIPDLQVVDAEGNRMEHPTLDSIETACIGWFTMEYVLRLISSPNKLHFALSFMNIVDVLAILPFYVSLTLTHLGAKLMELSNVQQAVQALRIMRIARIFKLARHSSGLQTLTYALKRSFKELGLLLMYLAVGIFVFSALGYTMEQSHPETLFKSIPQSFWWAIITMTTVGYGDIYPKTTLGKLNAAISFLCGVIAIALPIHPIINNFVRYYNKQRVLETAAKHELELMELNSAEGKSTSSKSELEDLARQGKEGPFHSSRLKVSHSDTFIHLLSEEKHYRTRLQSCK